From Kiloniellales bacterium, a single genomic window includes:
- a CDS encoding response regulator transcription factor, giving the protein MKVLLADDHWAARAGIKLLLEEAHERAVFVETESFEETLRQAARHDDLRLVVCDLIMPGLGALGDLKRLLNQVTGVPVALYSMVEDRNDVLTAIDLGVTGFIPKTMHGDEVKEALARIFAQEVYLPPAGLRSLPRRSFDTKGYGTVDAAPRRAMDSLTGRQREVLACLARGAPNGAIARELGLSENTVRIHISAILRALELKNRTQAALLAAAYLQGAGAAPSEPTQAPERVAAGAAGGNTKRR; this is encoded by the coding sequence ATGAAGGTCTTGCTAGCCGACGACCACTGGGCGGCGCGGGCCGGGATCAAGCTGCTGCTCGAGGAGGCCCACGAGCGTGCGGTCTTCGTCGAGACGGAATCCTTCGAAGAAACGCTACGCCAGGCGGCGCGGCATGACGACCTCCGGCTCGTCGTCTGCGATCTGATCATGCCGGGGCTCGGCGCCCTCGGCGACCTCAAGCGCCTGCTCAATCAGGTGACCGGCGTGCCGGTCGCCCTCTACTCCATGGTCGAGGATCGCAACGACGTGCTGACGGCGATCGATCTCGGCGTGACCGGCTTCATACCGAAGACCATGCACGGCGACGAGGTGAAGGAGGCCCTGGCGCGGATCTTCGCGCAAGAGGTCTATCTTCCGCCGGCCGGCCTCAGGAGCCTGCCGAGGCGGTCATTCGACACCAAGGGCTACGGCACGGTCGACGCGGCGCCCCGCCGCGCCATGGACAGCCTGACCGGCCGGCAGCGCGAGGTGCTCGCCTGCCTGGCGCGCGGCGCGCCCAACGGCGCCATCGCCAGGGAGCTGGGGCTGTCCGAGAACACGGTGCGCATCCACATCTCCGCGATCCTCCGGGCGCTCGAACTTAAGAACCGGACTCAGGCAGCGCTGCTGGCCGCGGCCTATCTCCAGGGCGCGGGAGCCGCGCCCAGCGAACCGACTCAGGCGCCGGAACGGGTCGCCGCGGGGGCGGCGGGCGGGAACACGAAACGCCGATAG
- a CDS encoding acyl-[ACP]--phospholipid O-acyltransferase gives MTSNDHGFLLGRRFLPLFVTQFLGAFNDNLFKNALAVLIIFQIAGSGGADAEVMATVAGALFILPYFLFSATAGQVADKFDKARLIRGVKVAEIAIMGLAVAGLVLGHVPFLMAVLFLMGTQSTFFGPLKYGILPQHLTDGELLAGNAWLEAGTFLAILAGTIAGALLIAAESGSMLVAGAVVTVAVAGWLASLKIPAAPAEASGLKINWNLASETAAILRHAAGRRDVFLSILGISWFFLVGATFITQFPAYAKTVLGGNEVVFTLCLTAFSVGIGAGSILCDRLLKGEISARYVPIGALGMAAFSIDLIFSNAALAAPTATAGLAAFLSDPAKLRVLFDLFMIALSGGFYIVPLYAIIQQRSDPAHRARTIAANNVLNAAFMVAGALAAAAMLSQGLTVSHVFLAVAVANVGVAIYICKLLPQELLKSIAAWFFRLLYRVEVRGWDNYREAGDKAVVVVNHVSFLDGPLLAAFLPGRPMFAVDTHIARHWWARPFLSLIEAFTLDATNPFATKALVREVGKNKKLVIFPEGRITVTGALMKVYEGPGMIADKAGARILPVRIDGAQYTHFSRTKGKLPLKLFPKIRITILPPAEIAVPEEARGRQRRRLIGDALYDVMSDMTFETQNQDRQTLFQALLQARATNGGARPLLDDVTRKPLSYDRLVLGALVLGRRLAAMTERGERVGLLLPNANGAAAAFFALQAYGRVPAMLNFTAGPANLVSACRTAQVRKVLTSRRFVERAKLEDAVAAIEAAAEVVYLEDLQARIGILDKLRGLIAKPFARLVHARAKAGSGDPALVLFTSGSEGTPKGVVLSHDNILANCRQLGARVDFNPSDTVFNALPVFHAFGMTGGLLLPLFSGIKVFLYPSPLHYRIVPELVYAENATILFGTDTFLTGYARAANAYDFYSLRYVFAGAEKVRDETRRAWMDKFGLRILEGYGSTECAPVIAANSPMHFKAGTVGRLMPGIRHRLEPVPGIDEGGRLFVSGPNVMLGYLLADRPGVLVPPDGGWYDTGDIVALDDQGFVRILGRAKRFAKIAGEMVSLSAVEGLVQRLWPDHQHAVVSLPDARKGEQLVLVTDREGADRGELQAHARREGASELMVPRTLLAVERVPVLGTGKTDYATAKTLAERASAAASDAA, from the coding sequence ATGACCAGCAACGATCACGGGTTCCTCCTTGGACGGCGGTTTCTTCCGCTCTTCGTGACCCAGTTCCTCGGCGCCTTCAACGACAACCTCTTCAAGAACGCGCTCGCGGTCCTGATCATCTTCCAGATCGCCGGGAGTGGCGGCGCCGACGCCGAGGTCATGGCGACCGTGGCCGGGGCGCTCTTCATCCTGCCCTATTTCCTGTTCTCCGCGACCGCCGGGCAGGTTGCCGACAAGTTCGACAAGGCGCGGCTGATCCGCGGGGTCAAGGTCGCCGAGATCGCGATCATGGGTCTGGCGGTCGCCGGCCTGGTCCTCGGCCACGTGCCCTTCCTCATGGCCGTGCTGTTTCTCATGGGCACCCAGTCGACCTTCTTCGGGCCGCTCAAGTACGGCATCCTGCCGCAGCATCTCACCGACGGCGAGCTCCTGGCGGGGAACGCCTGGCTCGAGGCCGGGACCTTTCTCGCGATCCTGGCCGGCACCATCGCCGGCGCGCTGCTGATCGCGGCGGAGAGCGGCTCGATGCTGGTCGCCGGGGCCGTGGTCACCGTCGCCGTCGCCGGCTGGCTGGCCAGCCTGAAGATCCCGGCCGCGCCGGCCGAGGCGTCGGGCCTAAAGATCAACTGGAACCTCGCTTCGGAGACCGCGGCCATCCTGCGCCACGCCGCCGGGCGGCGCGACGTCTTCCTGTCGATCCTCGGAATCTCCTGGTTCTTCCTGGTCGGCGCGACCTTCATCACCCAGTTCCCGGCCTATGCCAAGACGGTTCTGGGCGGCAACGAAGTAGTCTTCACGCTCTGCCTGACCGCCTTCTCGGTCGGCATCGGGGCCGGCTCGATCCTCTGCGACCGCCTGCTGAAGGGCGAGATCTCGGCGCGCTACGTTCCGATCGGCGCACTGGGCATGGCGGCCTTTTCCATCGACCTGATCTTCTCCAACGCCGCCCTGGCAGCGCCGACCGCGACGGCCGGCTTGGCCGCCTTCCTGAGCGACCCGGCCAAGCTGCGCGTGCTGTTCGATCTCTTCATGATCGCGCTGTCCGGCGGATTCTACATCGTTCCGCTCTACGCCATCATCCAGCAGCGTTCGGACCCGGCACACCGGGCCCGGACGATCGCCGCCAACAACGTGCTCAACGCCGCCTTCATGGTTGCCGGCGCGCTGGCGGCGGCGGCGATGCTGTCCCAGGGCCTGACGGTCAGCCACGTCTTCCTGGCGGTCGCCGTGGCCAACGTCGGGGTCGCGATCTACATCTGCAAGCTGCTGCCCCAGGAGCTTCTGAAGTCGATCGCCGCCTGGTTCTTCCGCCTGCTCTACCGGGTCGAGGTGCGCGGCTGGGACAACTACCGCGAGGCCGGCGACAAGGCCGTCGTCGTGGTCAACCACGTCTCCTTTCTCGACGGGCCGCTGCTGGCCGCCTTCCTGCCCGGGCGGCCCATGTTCGCGGTCGACACCCACATCGCCCGGCACTGGTGGGCCAGGCCCTTCCTCTCGCTGATCGAGGCCTTCACGCTCGATGCGACCAATCCCTTCGCGACAAAGGCGCTGGTCCGCGAGGTCGGGAAGAACAAGAAGCTGGTGATCTTCCCCGAGGGCCGGATCACCGTGACCGGGGCCCTGATGAAGGTCTACGAGGGGCCCGGCATGATCGCCGACAAGGCCGGCGCCCGGATCCTGCCGGTCCGGATCGACGGCGCCCAGTACACCCACTTCTCGCGCACCAAGGGCAAGCTGCCGCTCAAGCTCTTCCCGAAGATCCGCATCACCATCCTGCCGCCGGCCGAGATCGCCGTGCCCGAGGAGGCGCGCGGCCGGCAGCGGCGCCGTCTGATCGGCGACGCGCTTTACGACGTCATGTCCGACATGACCTTCGAGACCCAGAACCAGGACCGGCAGACCCTGTTCCAGGCCCTGCTGCAGGCCCGCGCCACCAACGGCGGCGCCCGTCCCCTGCTCGACGACGTCACGCGCAAGCCGCTCAGCTACGACCGCCTGGTCCTGGGCGCCCTGGTGCTCGGCCGGCGCTTGGCCGCCATGACGGAGCGGGGCGAGCGCGTCGGATTGCTGCTGCCCAACGCCAACGGCGCGGCGGCGGCCTTCTTCGCGCTCCAGGCCTACGGCCGGGTGCCGGCCATGCTGAACTTCACGGCGGGACCCGCCAACCTGGTCTCGGCGTGCCGGACAGCGCAAGTCCGCAAGGTGCTGACCTCGCGCCGCTTCGTCGAGCGGGCCAAGCTCGAGGACGCCGTGGCGGCGATCGAGGCCGCGGCCGAGGTCGTCTACCTCGAGGACCTGCAGGCCCGGATCGGGATTCTCGACAAGCTCCGCGGCTTGATCGCCAAGCCCTTCGCGCGGCTGGTCCACGCTCGCGCCAAAGCGGGCAGCGGCGATCCGGCGCTGGTCCTCTTCACCTCCGGCTCGGAAGGAACCCCCAAGGGCGTGGTGCTCAGCCACGACAACATCCTGGCCAACTGCCGCCAGCTCGGCGCGCGGGTCGACTTCAACCCGAGCGACACGGTGTTCAACGCCCTGCCGGTGTTCCACGCCTTCGGCATGACCGGTGGGCTCCTGCTGCCGCTGTTTTCCGGCATCAAGGTCTTCCTCTACCCCTCGCCGCTGCACTACCGGATCGTGCCCGAGCTGGTCTACGCCGAGAACGCGACCATCCTCTTCGGCACCGACACCTTCCTGACCGGCTATGCCCGGGCGGCGAACGCCTACGACTTCTATTCCCTGCGCTACGTCTTCGCCGGGGCCGAGAAGGTGCGCGACGAGACCCGCCGGGCCTGGATGGACAAGTTCGGCCTGCGCATTCTCGAGGGCTACGGCTCGACCGAGTGCGCGCCGGTCATCGCCGCCAACTCGCCGATGCACTTCAAGGCCGGCACGGTCGGCCGCCTCATGCCAGGGATCCGCCACCGGCTCGAACCGGTGCCCGGCATCGACGAGGGCGGCAGGCTCTTCGTGTCGGGACCGAACGTCATGCTGGGCTACCTGCTGGCCGACCGGCCGGGCGTCCTGGTCCCGCCGGACGGCGGCTGGTACGACACCGGCGATATCGTGGCTCTCGACGACCAAGGCTTCGTGCGCATCCTCGGCCGTGCCAAGCGCTTCGCCAAGATCGCCGGAGAGATGGTCTCGCTCAGCGCGGTCGAAGGCCTGGTCCAGCGCCTCTGGCCGGACCACCAGCACGCCGTGGTCAGCCTTCCAGACGCCCGCAAGGGCGAGCAGCTCGTCCTCGTCACCGACCGGGAGGGCGCCGACCGCGGCGAGCTCCAGGCCCACGCGCGCCGCGAGGGCGCCAGCGAGCTCATGGTTCCGCGAACCCTCCTCGCCGTCGAGCGGGTTCCGGTCCTCGGGACGGGCAAGACCGACTACGCCACCGCAAAGACGCTGGCCGAGCGCGCCTCGGCCGCCGCCAGCGACGCGGCGTGA
- a CDS encoding bifunctional isocitrate dehydrogenase kinase/phosphatase, producing the protein MSQTYSLRQARPPIEQEDYLGRLGQAGTEAEREALAAKAILQAFDRYYSESRHIPEYAKRAFEERDPGTSLILSRRRLSVYGQSIGKMAEALTAVMPELARSEGPWRAIEAVCLPLIEGRYEADLAFAYIHSVRRQIHEGEWQPVAYSFSGAGEAAAGPAAKVYLNFPGGPSLTEETVAEILKIPGFSRSYRDLEGDATAVSARVNATLGLDGGNPHAVQVIQMIRAGFYRNRGAYLLGRIVLQDSRLVPFVIALLNDEAGIYVDAVLTTETDTHNIFSSTLANFHVTDAHYHELSAFLHSIMPRRPLGLHYSTIGFNHVGKVAVMDELRAELSRPGETLRTAVGFRGTVAIGFSAPKSAYVLKVIRDKPTAQYKWGTFDGVEAVLKKYSRVHEINRTGSMLDNVIYYNLALHRDWFEPALLEELLGEAGANVSQRDEAVVFKHLIVQRRMIPLPVFLETASPAEAETAIINLGHCIKNNAAANIFNKDLDGRNYGVSRHRKVYLFDYDALLPFTEVKIRTNTDRIDGEEDVPDWFFEDGFVFLPEEIEAGLRIPSRELRRLFRDVHGELTTVAYWQKMQDDLLSGLVPSISIYPEERRLKRD; encoded by the coding sequence ATGAGTCAGACCTACAGCCTCCGGCAGGCCCGGCCGCCGATCGAGCAGGAAGACTACCTGGGACGGCTCGGGCAGGCCGGGACCGAGGCCGAGCGCGAGGCGCTGGCGGCCAAGGCCATCCTCCAGGCCTTCGACCGCTACTACTCCGAGTCCCGCCACATACCGGAGTATGCCAAGAGGGCCTTCGAGGAGCGCGATCCCGGCACCTCGCTGATCCTGAGCCGGCGCCGCCTGTCGGTCTACGGCCAGAGCATCGGCAAGATGGCCGAAGCGCTGACCGCCGTCATGCCCGAGCTCGCCCGGAGCGAGGGGCCGTGGCGGGCCATTGAGGCGGTCTGTCTGCCGCTGATCGAGGGCCGCTACGAGGCCGATCTCGCCTTCGCCTACATCCACTCGGTCCGGCGCCAGATCCACGAAGGGGAATGGCAGCCGGTCGCCTACTCCTTCAGCGGCGCCGGCGAGGCGGCGGCCGGCCCTGCCGCCAAGGTCTACCTGAACTTCCCGGGCGGCCCCTCGTTGACCGAGGAGACCGTCGCGGAGATCCTGAAGATTCCAGGATTCTCACGGAGCTACCGGGACCTCGAGGGCGACGCGACGGCTGTCTCGGCGCGGGTCAACGCTACCCTCGGCCTGGACGGCGGCAACCCTCACGCGGTCCAGGTCATCCAGATGATTCGTGCGGGCTTCTATCGGAACCGGGGCGCCTACCTGCTCGGGCGCATCGTCCTCCAGGACTCGCGACTCGTCCCCTTCGTGATCGCCCTGCTCAACGACGAGGCGGGTATCTATGTCGATGCCGTGCTCACCACGGAAACCGACACCCACAACATCTTCAGCTCGACCCTGGCCAACTTCCACGTGACCGACGCCCACTACCACGAGCTCTCGGCCTTTCTGCACTCGATCATGCCGCGCCGCCCGCTCGGCCTGCACTACTCAACCATCGGCTTCAACCACGTCGGCAAGGTCGCGGTCATGGACGAGCTGCGCGCCGAGCTGTCCCGGCCCGGCGAGACCCTGCGGACGGCGGTCGGCTTCCGGGGCACGGTTGCGATCGGCTTCTCGGCCCCGAAGTCGGCCTACGTGCTCAAGGTGATCCGCGATAAACCGACGGCGCAGTACAAGTGGGGGACCTTCGACGGCGTTGAGGCAGTGCTCAAGAAGTACAGCCGGGTCCACGAGATCAACCGCACCGGTTCGATGCTGGACAACGTCATCTATTACAATTTGGCGCTCCACCGGGACTGGTTCGAGCCGGCCCTCCTGGAGGAGCTGCTGGGCGAGGCCGGCGCCAACGTGTCGCAGCGCGACGAGGCGGTCGTCTTCAAGCACCTCATCGTGCAGCGCCGGATGATCCCCCTGCCGGTCTTCCTCGAGACCGCGTCGCCGGCCGAGGCCGAGACGGCGATCATCAACCTGGGCCACTGCATCAAGAACAACGCGGCGGCGAACATCTTCAACAAGGACCTCGACGGCCGGAATTACGGCGTCAGCCGCCACCGCAAGGTCTATCTCTTCGACTACGACGCCCTCTTGCCCTTCACCGAGGTCAAGATCCGCACCAACACCGACCGAATCGACGGCGAGGAGGACGTGCCGGACTGGTTCTTCGAGGACGGCTTCGTATTCCTGCCGGAAGAGATCGAGGCGGGCTTGCGCATCCCGAGCCGGGAGCTGCGCCGCCTGTTCCGCGACGTGCACGGCGAGCTCACCACCGTCGCCTACTGGCAGAAGATGCAGGACGACCTGCTTAGTGGCCTCGTGCCGAGCATCTCGATCTATCCCGAGGAGCGGCGCCTAAAGAGGGATTAG
- a CDS encoding L-carnitine dehydrogenase — translation MGRPAASEVRKVALVGTGVIGAGWAANFLARGYDVVATDPGAGAEEKLRAGVANAWPALQRVGLAAGADPERLDFAPSIGAAVAGADFVQESAPENEALKTRLLAEIDAAADPGVVIASSSSGLLPSRIQAACREPGRVVIGHPFNPVYLLPLVEVLGGEKTDPAAIDWAMDFYAQLGKRPLKVRKEVPGYISDRLQEAIWREALHMVADGTANTAEIDAAIVHGPGLRLAFMGPCLTFHLAGGETGMAHMLEQFGPALKLPWTRLEAPELTEELAGRMIEGTRAQAGNRSVRDLERARDQALIGFMRVIEQMDAGRYTEQAPRRFEADETIEAPLALLEIPVRPEWIDYNGHMSESCYLTAFGDASDALFRYVGIDEAYRAAGRSFYTVETHLNNYREATDRDRLRLTTQLLGLDEKRMHLFHAMHDAGNGELIATTEQMLLHVDAAAQRSAPIAHEVAGRLQAILEAHAALPRPEQVGRVMGLGARKA, via the coding sequence ATGGGCAGACCGGCGGCGAGCGAGGTTCGGAAAGTGGCCCTGGTGGGCACCGGCGTCATCGGCGCCGGCTGGGCGGCCAACTTCCTCGCGCGCGGCTACGACGTGGTCGCGACCGACCCGGGCGCGGGCGCCGAGGAGAAGCTGCGCGCCGGCGTCGCCAACGCCTGGCCGGCGCTGCAGCGGGTCGGCCTCGCCGCGGGCGCCGATCCTGAGCGCCTCGACTTCGCTCCGAGCATCGGGGCGGCGGTGGCCGGGGCCGATTTCGTGCAGGAGAGCGCGCCGGAGAACGAGGCCCTGAAGACCAGGCTGCTCGCCGAGATCGACGCGGCGGCGGACCCGGGGGTCGTGATTGCGTCGAGCTCGTCCGGACTGCTGCCCAGCCGGATCCAGGCGGCCTGCCGCGAGCCCGGGCGCGTTGTCATCGGCCACCCCTTCAACCCGGTCTACCTGCTGCCCCTGGTCGAGGTGCTGGGCGGCGAGAAGACCGACCCCGCGGCGATCGACTGGGCCATGGATTTCTACGCGCAGCTCGGCAAACGGCCGCTCAAGGTCCGCAAGGAGGTGCCCGGCTACATCTCGGACCGCCTGCAGGAGGCGATCTGGCGGGAGGCGCTCCACATGGTGGCCGACGGCACGGCGAACACGGCGGAGATCGACGCCGCGATCGTCCACGGCCCCGGACTGCGGCTCGCCTTCATGGGCCCCTGCCTGACCTTCCACCTCGCCGGCGGCGAGACCGGCATGGCCCACATGCTGGAGCAGTTCGGCCCGGCCCTGAAGCTGCCCTGGACCCGCTTGGAAGCGCCCGAGCTGACCGAGGAGCTGGCCGGCCGGATGATCGAGGGCACCCGGGCCCAGGCCGGCAACCGCTCGGTGCGCGACCTCGAACGGGCGCGCGACCAGGCGCTGATCGGCTTCATGCGGGTGATCGAGCAGATGGACGCCGGGCGCTACACGGAGCAGGCGCCGCGCCGCTTCGAGGCGGACGAGACGATCGAGGCGCCGCTCGCGCTGCTGGAGATCCCGGTCCGCCCGGAGTGGATCGACTACAACGGCCACATGAGCGAGTCCTGCTACCTGACCGCCTTCGGCGACGCCTCGGACGCGCTGTTCCGCTACGTCGGGATCGACGAGGCCTACCGCGCGGCGGGGCGGTCGTTCTATACGGTGGAGACCCACCTCAACAACTACCGCGAGGCGACCGACCGCGACCGGCTCCGGCTGACCACGCAGCTCCTCGGTCTCGACGAAAAACGCATGCACCTGTTCCACGCCATGCACGACGCCGGGAACGGCGAGCTGATCGCAACCACGGAACAGATGCTGCTGCACGTCGACGCGGCCGCCCAGCGCAGCGCCCCCATCGCGCATGAGGTCGCCGGCCGCCTGCAGGCGATCCTGGAGGCCCACGCGGCTCTGCCCCGGCCCGAGCAGGTCGGCCGGGTCATGGGGCTCGGCGCGAGGAAGGCCTGA
- a CDS encoding DUF2339 domain-containing protein, with protein sequence MFELLWFLFAAAVGLYFLVAPALGTGAFFAVRRERSRNDALRATVEGLQRRLERLEGPPAAEPPQAAPPPEAAAEKAEAEASFWPPPAASPEEKGERKAPKAPPRPKSSKSLAGLEESLTSRWLVWLAAVTLSLAGVFLVKYSIDRGWFGPTVRIGLGYLLGAALALAGEWLRRRPLQRAVAALRPDHVPSALSGAGLFTAFASTYAAYGLYGLFGPLAAFALLALIAFGAVALSLLQGPFIAALGLLGGFATPALVATGDPSAWALFPYLMALVLAGLALVRWQNWWWLAWGTLAGALAWPLLWMATAWHPGDSPAVAAYLVLLAAAFLLIRPGRDRSVELVTWRRGLGGLATADRVAWSAALGIALLCFVLVRVDGYEAPSLAAWGLLTGLLLLQAHREAVFDALCLPAAALGLALVATRHVPKIISNREPFFVIDGQVHGYVAAPLLPPEIQPFVLTALAFGAAIGIAGFLALWSARRPALWAGVSSAVPVLLLVTAYWRLTGFETDLGWAAAALLLSVALVGAVHRVARARDKRGFDAVLGIYAAGVTSTLALAATMTLEQAWLTVALSAQVLALAWIHRRIPVRPLRLIALAVSAVVLVRLALNPFVLEYSLGPIPGLNWILYGYGLPAAAFWLAARSFRQSGEDLLVKLLDAGTIALVTLLVTFEIRSLVAGSLDSPDYALLERALHALAWGVLGYGLLVQFRKHGGGVLKWGWRILGGLSAAHVLLLQVLIGNPLWSGEPVGAWPLLNSLTLAYLAPAVLALAYARELDRIGAGRLALGAALAALVLALLFITLEVRHAFQGPVLSEGAVGDGELYAYSAAWIGFALALLGVGVFLRYALLRYVSLAVLLGTVGKVFMIDMAALDDLWRVLSFLGLGLSIIAIALFYRRFVFPPAAPAATRSGA encoded by the coding sequence ATGTTTGAACTACTCTGGTTTCTCTTCGCTGCCGCGGTCGGGCTCTACTTCTTGGTTGCGCCCGCGCTGGGGACCGGCGCCTTCTTCGCGGTCCGGCGCGAGCGGTCCCGAAACGACGCGCTGCGCGCCACGGTCGAGGGCCTCCAGCGACGGCTCGAGCGGCTCGAGGGCCCGCCGGCGGCCGAGCCGCCCCAAGCGGCGCCGCCTCCCGAAGCCGCCGCGGAAAAGGCCGAGGCGGAGGCCTCGTTCTGGCCGCCGCCAGCCGCATCCCCGGAGGAGAAGGGCGAGCGGAAAGCCCCCAAGGCGCCGCCGCGACCGAAGTCCTCGAAGAGCCTCGCCGGCCTGGAGGAATCCCTGACCTCGCGCTGGCTGGTCTGGCTGGCCGCGGTCACCCTTTCCCTGGCCGGCGTCTTCCTGGTCAAGTACTCGATCGACCGGGGCTGGTTCGGTCCAACGGTGCGCATCGGCCTCGGCTACCTGCTGGGCGCGGCGCTGGCGCTGGCGGGCGAGTGGCTGCGCCGCCGCCCCTTGCAGCGCGCTGTGGCCGCGCTGCGCCCCGACCACGTGCCCTCCGCGCTCAGCGGCGCCGGCCTGTTCACGGCCTTCGCCAGCACCTATGCGGCCTACGGCCTCTACGGCCTGTTCGGACCGCTGGCCGCCTTCGCGCTGCTGGCCCTGATCGCCTTCGGGGCCGTGGCGCTCTCGCTGCTGCAGGGTCCCTTCATCGCCGCGCTCGGCCTCCTGGGCGGTTTCGCCACGCCGGCCCTGGTCGCTACGGGCGATCCCTCGGCCTGGGCGCTCTTCCCCTACCTCATGGCCCTGGTACTTGCCGGCCTCGCCCTGGTGCGCTGGCAGAACTGGTGGTGGCTCGCCTGGGGCACCCTGGCCGGCGCGTTGGCCTGGCCGCTGCTCTGGATGGCGACCGCCTGGCATCCCGGCGATTCACCCGCCGTGGCCGCCTACCTCGTGCTGCTGGCGGCGGCCTTTCTGCTGATCCGACCGGGACGGGACCGCTCGGTCGAGCTGGTCACCTGGCGCCGCGGCCTCGGCGGGCTCGCCACCGCGGATCGCGTCGCCTGGTCGGCGGCGCTCGGCATTGCCCTGCTGTGCTTCGTCCTGGTGCGGGTCGACGGCTATGAGGCGCCGTCCCTGGCCGCCTGGGGCCTGCTGACCGGCCTCCTGCTGCTGCAGGCGCACCGGGAAGCAGTGTTCGACGCGCTCTGCCTGCCGGCCGCGGCCCTCGGGCTGGCCCTGGTCGCGACCCGACACGTGCCGAAGATCATCAGCAACCGCGAGCCCTTCTTCGTGATCGACGGCCAGGTGCACGGCTATGTCGCCGCGCCGCTGCTGCCGCCCGAAATCCAGCCCTTCGTCCTGACGGCGCTCGCCTTCGGCGCGGCGATCGGGATCGCCGGCTTCCTCGCGCTCTGGTCCGCCCGGCGTCCCGCCCTCTGGGCCGGCGTGTCCTCGGCCGTGCCGGTCCTGCTGCTGGTCACCGCCTATTGGCGGCTGACCGGGTTCGAAACGGACCTCGGCTGGGCGGCTGCGGCCCTGCTGCTGTCGGTCGCGCTGGTCGGGGCGGTTCACAGGGTCGCGCGGGCGCGGGACAAGCGCGGCTTCGACGCTGTACTCGGCATCTACGCGGCCGGGGTGACCTCGACCCTCGCTCTGGCGGCGACCATGACCCTGGAGCAGGCCTGGCTGACCGTGGCCCTGTCCGCCCAGGTCCTGGCGCTGGCCTGGATCCACCGGCGCATCCCGGTGCGTCCGCTCAGGCTGATCGCCCTCGCGGTGTCGGCGGTGGTTCTGGTCCGCCTGGCGCTCAATCCCTTCGTCCTCGAGTATTCGCTGGGGCCGATCCCGGGTCTCAACTGGATCCTCTACGGCTACGGCCTGCCCGCGGCGGCCTTCTGGCTCGCCGCGCGGAGCTTCCGGCAGAGCGGCGAAGACCTGCTGGTCAAGCTGCTCGACGCCGGCACCATCGCCCTGGTCACGCTGCTCGTCACCTTCGAGATCCGCAGCCTCGTGGCCGGCTCACTCGACAGCCCCGACTACGCGCTGCTCGAACGGGCGCTGCACGCACTCGCCTGGGGCGTGCTGGGCTACGGTCTTCTGGTCCAGTTCCGCAAGCACGGCGGCGGCGTGCTGAAATGGGGCTGGCGTATCCTCGGCGGCCTCTCGGCCGCCCACGTCCTGCTGCTCCAGGTGCTGATCGGCAATCCGCTGTGGAGCGGCGAGCCGGTCGGCGCCTGGCCGCTCTTGAACAGCCTGACGCTGGCCTACCTCGCGCCGGCGGTCCTCGCTCTCGCCTATGCCCGGGAGCTGGACCGCATCGGTGCCGGCCGCCTCGCGCTCGGCGCGGCGCTGGCCGCCCTGGTGCTGGCTTTGCTGTTTATCACGCTGGAGGTGCGCCACGCTTTCCAGGGCCCGGTCCTGTCCGAGGGCGCCGTCGGCGACGGCGAGCTCTACGCCTATTCCGCCGCCTGGATCGGCTTCGCCCTGGCACTGCTCGGCGTCGGCGTCTTCCTGCGCTACGCGCTGCTGCGCTACGTATCGCTGGCGGTCTTGCTGGGTACCGTCGGCAAGGTCTTCATGATCGACATGGCCGCCCTCGACGATCTCTGGCGAGTCCTCTCCTTTCTGGGACTCGGACTCAGCATCATCGCCATCGCCCTGTTCTATCGGCGTTTCGTGTTCCCGCCCGCCGCCCCCGCGGCGACCCGTTCCGGCGCCTGA
- a CDS encoding TetR/AcrR family transcriptional regulator: MPRDGGETRGRIERAALGLFARKGIDQATIADIAREAGISEGAIYRHYPSKDALIWLTFSTHYQALAQRMELLQAGESGLRAKLRVMIEAFCALFEADRDLFAFLLLVQHGQIPRVPAEMPTPVKVIAQVMTEARAAGEIDDLDPYLAASLVMGAVLQPATFKIYGRIEAPMTELAETLSEAAWRAVEPASAGGGS, from the coding sequence ATGCCGAGAGACGGTGGAGAGACGAGGGGAAGGATCGAGCGGGCGGCGCTCGGCCTCTTCGCGCGCAAGGGGATCGATCAGGCGACGATCGCGGATATCGCCCGCGAGGCCGGGATTTCAGAGGGTGCGATCTACCGCCACTACCCGAGCAAGGACGCGCTGATCTGGCTGACCTTCTCGACCCACTATCAGGCGCTGGCGCAGAGGATGGAGCTGCTCCAGGCCGGTGAATCGGGCCTGCGCGCCAAGCTGCGTGTCATGATCGAGGCCTTCTGCGCACTGTTCGAGGCCGACCGCGATCTCTTCGCCTTCCTGCTGCTGGTGCAGCACGGCCAGATCCCCCGGGTCCCGGCTGAAATGCCGACGCCGGTCAAGGTGATCGCCCAGGTCATGACCGAAGCCCGCGCCGCCGGCGAGATCGACGACCTCGACCCCTACCTGGCCGCGTCGCTGGTCATGGGGGCGGTCTTGCAGCCGGCCACCTTCAAGATCTACGGGCGTATCGAGGCGCCGATGACGGAATTAGCCGAGACCCTGAGCGAGGCCGCCTGGCGGGCTGTCGAACCGGCGTCGGCGGGAGGCGGGTCGTGA